A genomic segment from Flavobacterium litorale encodes:
- a CDS encoding transporter — protein MNILKILTAYTLILSCTTLNAQYTDQINSNRPGISMGAFAVGKTIAQVETGVYGIMEEHEILNYETMGMGIDLTLRYGAIMEELEFIVDMQYQFDQQEDAIYTTNRNDFKQFLVGAKYLIYDPDKNYNPEPNLYSWKANRKFKWRSLIPSVAVYAGANLIGGNNPYTFPDDQVSAKIMGITQNHFGKWVWVNNFIADKFPTKYPSLGLISTLTRGFNEKWSGFVEFQGFSSDYYADGLGRVGAAHLLNDVMQIDASVTGNFKNTPSILYASIGFSWRFDANYSDVLLAGKGEREDEYNEEQKKLKEKRDKEREERKKKRNKRLDEVETEGN, from the coding sequence ATGAACATTTTAAAAATACTTACAGCTTATACCTTAATTTTAAGCTGCACTACACTTAATGCGCAATATACTGACCAAATTAATTCAAACCGACCAGGAATATCAATGGGAGCCTTTGCTGTTGGTAAAACAATTGCACAGGTAGAAACGGGTGTTTATGGTATAATGGAAGAGCACGAAATCCTTAATTACGAAACTATGGGTATGGGGATTGACCTTACCTTACGTTATGGTGCTATTATGGAAGAACTCGAGTTTATTGTTGATATGCAGTACCAGTTCGACCAACAAGAGGACGCTATATACACAACAAACAGAAACGATTTTAAGCAGTTTCTTGTTGGAGCTAAATATTTAATTTATGATCCCGATAAAAATTATAATCCCGAACCAAACTTGTACAGTTGGAAAGCTAACCGCAAATTTAAATGGCGTAGTTTAATACCATCTGTAGCAGTATATGCTGGTGCTAATTTAATTGGGGGCAATAACCCTTACACCTTTCCTGACGACCAAGTAAGTGCCAAAATAATGGGTATTACACAAAATCATTTTGGTAAATGGGTATGGGTAAACAATTTTATAGCCGATAAATTCCCAACAAAATACCCAAGTTTAGGTTTAATATCCACACTTACACGAGGGTTTAACGAAAAATGGTCGGGTTTTGTAGAGTTTCAAGGGTTTAGTAGTGATTACTATGCTGATGGGCTTGGTAGAGTTGGCGCAGCCCACCTGCTAAACGACGTAATGCAGATAGATGCCTCTGTAACAGGTAATTTTAAAAATACACCCTCTATACTATATGCTAGTATTGGTTTTTCTTGGCGTTTTGATGCCAATTATTCCGATGTTCTTTTAGCGGGTAAAGGAGAGCGTGAAGATGAGTATAACGAAGAGCAGAAAAAACTTAAAGAGAAGCGTGATAAAGAGCGCGAAGAACGAAAAAAGAAAAGAAATAAACGCCTTGATGAAGTAGAAACGGAAGGAAATTAA
- a CDS encoding DUF4834 family protein has product MVTASFTGVLRTIVIIILIYYAIKFLLRLLAPVLMQQMVKKAQRSFNNQQQFNQQNYTTQQANLKRDKKPKENKKVGEYIDFEEID; this is encoded by the coding sequence ATGGTAACGGCATCTTTTACTGGAGTACTACGTACAATAGTTATAATAATACTTATATATTATGCGATAAAATTTTTACTTCGCCTATTAGCCCCTGTGCTTATGCAACAGATGGTTAAAAAGGCGCAGCGAAGTTTTAACAACCAACAGCAATTCAATCAGCAAAACTACACTACACAACAAGCTAACTTGAAACGAGATAAAAAGCCAAAAGAAAATAAAAAAGTTGGCGAATATATTGATTTTGAAGAAATTGATTAA